The following proteins are co-located in the Pomacea canaliculata isolate SZHN2017 linkage group LG10, ASM307304v1, whole genome shotgun sequence genome:
- the LOC112574042 gene encoding uncharacterized protein LOC112574042: MSRPHVKKQKPKPRPRSRPRLFVPSPLPLAQSAVNAQWSPQPMALEELLMDYSLPQILQCRTPILRPPGDRSTMPVSMDTPILLVRQHSARYLLARVVDVEQRGRAFTESGESVVIPEDYEGHFLRLDCRTTKDKSRVRPLEAVVNSDTAAFVNLSNITSYPANCDPRDRSHLIYTMGNVFLVNDPTPPSSSTSEVASERTALSSAAASAVSRGSRPSASGRGPLCCVDERGTSIRIPTNQKAEVVAVKKNVNGSGKLSMRAAEILAVEKFPVVIRFAYGERPLRLATATRLFTLLDSFQETSLIGCAIDGGQMTMLEIPLMSSLQFQVAMNRDELLGQPALDNIFEACHARCPAFARDIKLKYKFAHRVQRGSPRMMKLHEDDLPSATVRTRLDVTESYVYV, translated from the exons ATGTCGAGGCCGCACGTCAAAAAGCAGAAGCCCAAGCCCCGGCCTCGGTCACGGCCCCGACTGTTCGTGCCCTCGCCACTTCCGCTGGCGCAGTCAGCAGTGAACGCTCAGTGGAGCCCTCAACCCATGGCCCTGGAGGAGCTTCTGATGGACTACTCACTGCCCCAGATACTGCAGTGCCGGACCCCCATCTTGCGGCCTCCTGGTGACAGGTCCACCATGCCTGTCTCCATGGATACGCCCATTCTGCTCGTCCGCCAGCACAGCGCGCGCTACCTGCTGGCCCGAGTCGTGGACGTGGAGCAGCGAGGCCGAGCTTTCACCGAGTCCGGCGAGTCCGTCGTCATTCCGGAGGACTATGAGG GTCATTTTCTCCGCCTCGACTGCCGCACTACAAAAGACAAGTCCCGGGTGCGCCCTCTGGAAGCTGTCGTCAACAGCGACACGGCGGCATTCGTCAATCTGTCCAACATCACCTCGTACCCAGCGAACTGTGACCCGCGGGACAGGTCGCACCTCATCTACACCATGGGCAACGTCTTCCTCGTGAACGACCCAACGCCGCCGTCGTCGTCGACGTCAGAAGTGGCCAGCGAACGCACCGCCCTGTCCTCCGCTGCCGCCTCCGCCGTGTCTCGCGGCTCCAGGCCCTCCGCGAGCGGCAGGGGGCCCCTGTGCTGTGTCGACGAGCGAGGCACGTCCATTCGGATTCCGACCAATCAG AAGGCGGAGGTGGTGGCGGTGAAGAAGAACGTTAACGGCAGCGGGAAGCTGTCCATGAGGGCGGCAGAGATCCTGGCTGTGGAGAAATTCCCGGTGGTGATCAGGTTTGCCTACGGCGAGCGACCGCTGCGACTAGCTACGGCCACCCGACTCTTCACCCTGCTCGACTCATTTCAG GAGACATCTCTGATTGGCTGTGCCATCGACGGCGGCCAAATGACCATGCTGGAGATCCCGCTGATGTCGTCGCTGCAGTTCCAGGTGGCGATGAACCGTGACGAGCTGCTGGGCCAGCCAGCCTTGGACAACATCTTCGAGGCGTGTCACGCTAGATGTCCAGCCTTCGCACGTGACATCAAGCTCAAGTACAAGTTCGCCCACAGAGTGCAGCGAGGGAGTCCGCGCATGATGAAGCTCCACGAGGACGATCTGCCCAGCGCAACGGTCAGAACCAGGCTTGACGTCACAGAGTCCTACGTGTACGTGTGA